In one Arenibacter antarcticus genomic region, the following are encoded:
- a CDS encoding helix-turn-helix domain-containing protein produces MSSLNIISLGKRLKELRESKGFMQREVGAIIDVDGAFISKIESSEKPINRNHLKKLSTFFQIDEKELQVLWLADKVNNVLKDEPYKKQVIQLINNDNL; encoded by the coding sequence ATGTCAAGTCTTAATATAATTTCATTAGGTAAAAGACTCAAGGAATTAAGAGAGTCCAAAGGATTTATGCAGCGAGAGGTAGGTGCAATTATAGATGTAGATGGTGCATTTATAAGTAAAATAGAAAGTAGCGAAAAACCTATAAATAGAAATCATTTAAAAAAACTTAGCACTTTTTTTCAAATAGATGAAAAAGAGCTGCAAGTGCTATGGTTAGCCGATAAGGTAAATAACGTTTTAAAAGACGAACCATATAAAAAACAAGTAATACAATTAATCAATAACGATAATTTATAA
- a CDS encoding DUF2971 domain-containing protein yields MHQTLALILILTEKNDKPILLMFDEYKDIFQYGPPEYLNQVLTNNTIGFSSLKDFNDPFESHYSYSHFVKKRNTISQYLQDVHSNPVNILISKIRGKIDKYLNDLKVSCFSKNPYEPLMWSHYSKKHEGICYCYDNSKLFNIQQYQFKKVVYSNEIANIIFFEEITSFSMLKPQIESIICTKSENWAYEKEYRYIIKSEESAHKFNVNSLKAIIVGFRHKNITLVEKMIQDYNNKNNTEVKILYARPSSDLYKINILPNKQKTNPGRTFYQYDDKDKPIA; encoded by the coding sequence ATGCACCAAACGTTGGCATTAATTTTGATTCTAACAGAAAAAAATGATAAACCTATTCTACTAATGTTTGATGAATACAAAGATATTTTTCAATATGGACCACCCGAATATTTAAATCAAGTTTTAACTAATAATACTATTGGGTTTAGTTCTTTAAAAGATTTTAATGATCCTTTTGAGTCACATTATTCATATTCCCATTTTGTCAAAAAAAGGAACACAATCTCTCAATATTTACAAGACGTACACAGCAATCCTGTCAATATCTTGATTTCTAAAATTCGAGGAAAAATAGATAAATACCTTAATGACTTAAAGGTTAGTTGCTTTTCTAAAAACCCGTATGAACCATTGATGTGGTCTCATTATTCTAAAAAACACGAAGGCATTTGCTATTGTTATGACAATAGTAAATTATTTAATATTCAACAATATCAATTTAAAAAAGTAGTGTATTCTAATGAAATTGCGAATATTATTTTTTTTGAAGAAATAACCTCATTTTCAATGCTAAAACCTCAAATTGAATCTATAATATGTACTAAATCGGAAAACTGGGCGTACGAAAAAGAATATCGCTATATTATAAAATCAGAAGAAAGTGCTCACAAATTTAATGTTAATTCATTAAAAGCTATTATAGTTGGATTTAGGCATAAAAATATAACCTTAGTTGAAAAAATGATTCAAGATTACAATAATAAAAATAATACTGAAGTAAAAATTCTTTATGCAAGACCTTCTTCAGACTTGTATAAAATAAACATACTTCCGAATAAACAAAAAACAAACCCAGGAAGAACATTTTATCAATACGATGACAAAGACAAACCTATAGCATAA
- a CDS encoding M23 family metallopeptidase produces the protein MVKQHEIIGTVGSTGNSTGYHLHYEILKNRNKIDPKPSFNLKKDVYTHLIEANVVKGGGD, from the coding sequence ATTGTTAAGCAACACGAAATTATTGGTACGGTGGGTAGTACAGGAAATTCTACAGGGTACCATTTACACTATGAGATATTGAAGAATAGGAACAAAATAGACCCAAAACCTTCGTTCAATCTAAAGAAGGATGTTTATACACATTTAATCGAAGCGAACGTAGTGAAAGGGGGAGGGGATTAA
- a CDS encoding F0F1 ATP synthase subunit gamma, whose product MSNTLISFRRRKQSAGDMASVVRAMKAMATSNITQYEMAVQSLQEYYRTISLGLYASFRGERISVNPNEGNKTNQRTVAVIFGSDQGLVGRFNDTITDFAQGIIKEIPGQIETWAVGERAYSLLVEQDRTPSRLFNVPNSISAITPLVNHILIKSEEYRQKNQYYSFHVFYNSPLTGVGYQQESRQLFPPDEKWYAEVSKIKWPSQNLPQVIGGVESTLRALIREYLFVSLYKASAESLAAENTSRLEAMERAEKNIEEMLVDLNLGYNRLRQSSIDEELFDVIAGFEALKKTGP is encoded by the coding sequence ATGAGTAATACTTTGATCAGTTTTCGAAGAAGAAAACAAAGCGCAGGAGATATGGCGTCAGTAGTACGCGCCATGAAAGCTATGGCAACTTCCAATATTACGCAGTATGAAATGGCGGTACAGTCTTTACAGGAGTATTACCGTACCATTTCCCTCGGTCTCTATGCTAGTTTTAGGGGTGAAAGGATTTCAGTGAATCCAAACGAAGGGAATAAAACCAATCAGCGAACAGTTGCCGTTATTTTCGGGTCGGACCAAGGACTCGTGGGACGCTTCAACGATACCATAACCGACTTTGCTCAGGGAATAATAAAAGAAATTCCAGGGCAAATAGAAACCTGGGCGGTTGGCGAAAGAGCCTATTCATTGCTTGTGGAACAGGACCGTACGCCTTCACGGCTTTTTAATGTCCCCAATTCCATTTCCGCGATCACACCATTAGTAAATCATATTTTAATCAAGAGCGAAGAATATAGACAAAAAAACCAGTATTATAGCTTCCATGTTTTTTACAACAGCCCGTTGACGGGTGTGGGCTATCAACAAGAAAGCCGACAATTGTTTCCGCCAGACGAAAAATGGTACGCGGAAGTATCCAAAATAAAATGGCCTTCACAAAATTTACCACAGGTAATTGGAGGTGTTGAAAGTACCTTGCGGGCCTTGATCAGGGAATATCTCTTTGTTTCCTTATATAAGGCCAGTGCTGAATCATTGGCTGCCGAAAATACAAGTAGGCTGGAAGCCATGGAGCGTGCCGAAAAAAACATAGAAGAGATGCTCGTTGATTTAAACCTAGGTTACAACAGACTTAGACAAAGCTCTATCGATGAGGAGCTTTTTGATGTAATCGCCGGCTTTGAAGCGTTGAAGAAAACTGGACCTTAG
- a CDS encoding alternate F1F0 ATPase, F1 subunit alpha has product MRSTDLDQIIDDTFREISHSRQNFGPSIQFREMGVVKNVSAGIAAVTGLPGTGFEELLQFPNNLYGMAFNLDSDEIGVVLLGRNDQLQAGDTVLRTHRVADIPVGDGLIGRVIDSLGNPVDDKGPISFQQRLPIERSAPPIMSREAVNVPLQTGIKVIDAIIPIGRGQRELILGDRQTGKTSIAIDTILNQHDKNVLCVYCAIGQRTAAVAKVVSELRDKGAMDYTTVVVTEGNSSPGLQYITPYAATSIAEYFMEQGRDVLIVYDDLTNHARAYRELSLLLRRPPGREAFPGDIFYIHSRLLERATHLNEAHGGGSLTALPIVETEAQDISAYIPTNLISITDGQLYLSPKLFELGLLPAVDIGKSVSRVGGKAQLKAYRKISGNLKLAYAQSEELEAFARFGTRLDDDTEKAIEHGKRIRMLFKQPEMEPVSVVEQLLVLVALAKGLFDTVPLHKITEAEMMVRKKSSELPDGMLQRIRSSEPLNEDDEETIINLVMEELLKISNTPETDNNE; this is encoded by the coding sequence ATGCGATCGACAGATTTAGACCAAATTATAGATGATACGTTTAGGGAAATAAGCCACAGTAGACAAAATTTCGGCCCCTCTATCCAGTTTCGTGAAATGGGAGTAGTGAAAAATGTCTCTGCAGGTATTGCCGCTGTAACTGGTCTGCCAGGAACAGGATTTGAAGAACTGTTGCAGTTTCCAAACAATTTATACGGCATGGCATTTAATTTGGATAGCGATGAAATAGGCGTTGTTCTTTTGGGCAGGAACGATCAACTCCAGGCAGGGGACACTGTTTTAAGAACTCATCGGGTTGCTGATATTCCGGTAGGCGATGGACTCATCGGAAGAGTTATTGATTCCCTCGGAAACCCAGTGGACGACAAAGGTCCTATTTCATTTCAACAACGGTTACCTATTGAACGATCTGCGCCACCTATTATGAGCCGTGAGGCCGTGAATGTTCCTTTGCAAACTGGTATAAAAGTGATAGATGCGATAATTCCTATTGGCCGTGGCCAACGCGAATTGATCCTTGGTGACCGTCAAACAGGGAAAACATCTATTGCCATTGACACTATTCTCAATCAGCACGATAAAAACGTATTGTGTGTTTACTGTGCTATCGGGCAGCGTACGGCCGCGGTTGCCAAAGTAGTTTCAGAGCTTAGAGATAAAGGCGCAATGGATTATACTACCGTTGTGGTTACGGAAGGCAACAGTTCCCCTGGCTTACAATATATTACCCCTTATGCGGCCACAAGTATCGCCGAATACTTTATGGAGCAGGGACGCGATGTGCTGATCGTCTATGACGACCTTACCAATCATGCAAGGGCATATCGCGAGCTTTCACTTTTATTGAGAAGGCCGCCGGGAAGGGAAGCATTTCCAGGCGATATATTTTACATTCATTCGCGCTTGTTGGAAAGGGCTACCCATTTAAATGAAGCCCATGGCGGTGGATCGTTGACAGCATTGCCTATTGTAGAAACGGAGGCCCAGGATATTTCGGCTTATATTCCCACGAACTTAATCTCGATTACTGATGGGCAGCTATATCTTTCGCCCAAATTGTTCGAATTGGGTCTGCTACCGGCAGTGGATATTGGGAAATCCGTTTCCAGGGTTGGAGGAAAGGCACAATTGAAGGCATACCGGAAAATTTCAGGAAATCTAAAACTGGCTTATGCCCAATCTGAGGAGTTGGAAGCATTTGCACGTTTTGGTACGCGCCTCGACGATGATACGGAAAAAGCAATAGAGCATGGAAAAAGAATACGTATGCTTTTCAAGCAGCCAGAAATGGAGCCGGTTTCCGTAGTTGAACAGCTGCTTGTTCTGGTGGCATTGGCAAAGGGTCTTTTTGATACCGTACCGCTCCATAAAATAACGGAAGCGGAAATGATGGTACGAAAAAAATCCTCAGAATTACCTGATGGCATGTTACAGAGGATCCGTTCCTCCGAACCTTTGAACGAAGATGATGAAGAAACCATCATAAACTTGGTAATGGAAGAACTTCTGAAAATTTCGAATACCCCTGAAACCGATAACAATGAGTAA
- a CDS encoding F0F1 ATP synthase subunit delta: protein MEINWFTVIAQIVNFLILVWLLKRFLYQPVLNAIDEREKKIASQLDDAEAKKAESEKEHKVFRQKNEVFDKERAAKMDEAQEQVNSEKQRLFEEVRKESTLLRSKYETSLKQQEQEITDRLKRKTKEEVFAIAGKALSDLANANLEEQVIKVFIKKIKDLDEGNIAKLKNAFDNDKAITIKSAFEPSATSKQELEKTIEKITRKKNNFKYLLAPEVVGGIEIYTESYQLSWNIESYLDSLKKDSILKE from the coding sequence ATGGAAATTAACTGGTTTACGGTAATAGCGCAAATAGTCAATTTTCTCATTCTCGTTTGGCTGCTGAAACGTTTTTTGTACCAGCCCGTATTGAACGCTATTGACGAGAGAGAAAAGAAGATAGCCTCACAACTTGACGATGCCGAGGCAAAAAAAGCTGAGTCTGAAAAAGAGCATAAAGTGTTTCGTCAAAAAAATGAAGTTTTTGATAAAGAGCGTGCTGCAAAAATGGATGAAGCCCAAGAACAGGTGAATTCAGAAAAACAACGTCTTTTCGAGGAAGTACGAAAGGAATCAACCCTATTGCGTTCAAAATACGAAACTTCATTAAAGCAGCAAGAACAGGAAATAACGGACAGGCTTAAGCGAAAAACTAAGGAGGAGGTTTTTGCTATTGCAGGAAAAGCACTTTCTGATCTCGCCAATGCTAATCTTGAGGAACAGGTTATAAAAGTTTTTATTAAAAAAATTAAGGATCTGGATGAGGGGAATATCGCTAAACTGAAAAATGCTTTCGACAATGACAAAGCAATTACTATTAAAAGTGCTTTTGAACCATCAGCTACTTCAAAACAAGAACTGGAAAAAACCATTGAAAAGATAACCCGAAAGAAAAATAATTTCAAATATCTACTAGCACCAGAAGTAGTTGGTGGAATTGAAATTTACACTGAAAGCTATCAGTTGTCATGGAATATAGAATCGTATCTCGATTCGTTAAAAAAGGATAGTATCTTAAAGGAGTAA
- a CDS encoding F0F1 ATP synthase subunit C translates to MDNITIIAVTSIITAGFTTGIGTMMPAIGEGRAVSKALDSIAQQPDAAPTITRTLFVGLAMIESTAIYCFVLSMILIFANPFWNHFLG, encoded by the coding sequence ATGGATAACATAACTATCATCGCAGTAACATCAATAATTACTGCTGGTTTCACAACAGGTATTGGGACTATGATGCCTGCAATAGGAGAAGGAAGAGCTGTTTCCAAGGCATTGGATTCCATTGCACAACAACCAGATGCCGCACCAACAATTACCAGAACATTATTTGTGGGCTTGGCCATGATAGAATCAACGGCCATTTATTGTTTCGTGCTTTCTATGATTCTCATTTTTGCAAATCCGTTCTGGAATCATTTTCTAGGGTAA
- a CDS encoding F0F1 ATP synthase subunit A: MRISPDQMIFWEYGSINLNLTIVTTWVLMILLAMGARLITRNLKSEIKSTRWQNVLEMLVIMIRDQIKEVGLNKPEKYMAFIGTLFLFIAVSNLLMIVPWYEPPTASLSTTVALAICVFIAVPVFGIAEGGIKGYLRSYLQPNFIMLPFNIISELSRTLALAIRLFGNIMSGGLIASVLLSIAPFLFPIIMSALGMLTGMIQAYIFAILATVYIAAATKDVKVKNDKNLKIVQHG; encoded by the coding sequence ATGAGAATTAGTCCTGACCAAATGATTTTCTGGGAGTATGGATCTATTAATTTAAATCTTACGATCGTTACTACATGGGTATTGATGATTCTGTTGGCTATGGGTGCAAGGCTTATAACCCGCAATTTAAAATCGGAAATTAAATCTACCCGCTGGCAAAATGTTTTGGAAATGCTGGTAATTATGATACGCGATCAAATAAAGGAAGTAGGATTGAACAAGCCGGAAAAATATATGGCTTTTATAGGGACCCTCTTCCTTTTTATCGCCGTTTCCAATCTACTGATGATAGTGCCTTGGTACGAGCCGCCTACAGCCTCCCTCTCTACCACAGTGGCATTGGCTATTTGCGTGTTCATTGCGGTGCCAGTCTTTGGAATTGCCGAGGGCGGAATAAAGGGATACCTTCGATCGTATTTACAACCAAATTTCATCATGCTACCATTTAATATTATTAGTGAGCTTTCACGGACTCTTGCCTTGGCAATCAGATTGTTTGGGAATATAATGAGTGGTGGGTTGATTGCCTCGGTACTACTTTCCATTGCGCCATTTTTATTTCCGATAATAATGAGCGCTTTGGGCATGCTTACCGGAATGATACAGGCGTACATTTTTGCCATATTAGCAACAGTTTATATAGCTGCTGCTACAAAGGATGTTAAAGTAAAAAATGATAAAAATTTAAAAATAGTACAACATGGATAA
- a CDS encoding ATP synthase subunit I codes for MMEISEVLNLLPALLAGIILGVLFFGGLWYTVRIGLHSKRTTLIFIGSLIIRMAVVVIGFYYVGADSWQKMLACLGGFLIARILITRITKYDKQSKPTFIKEASNEN; via the coding sequence ATGATGGAAATAAGTGAAGTGCTAAATCTACTGCCGGCCTTGTTGGCCGGGATTATTCTTGGAGTCCTGTTTTTCGGAGGGCTTTGGTATACAGTGCGTATAGGGTTACACTCAAAAAGAACCACTTTGATATTCATAGGCAGTTTAATTATAAGAATGGCAGTTGTTGTAATAGGGTTTTATTATGTGGGTGCAGATAGTTGGCAAAAAATGCTGGCTTGCCTCGGAGGTTTTCTAATAGCGAGAATTCTGATTACCCGCATCACAAAATATGACAAGCAGTCAAAGCCTACATTTATAAAAGAAGCAAGCAATGAGAATTAG
- a CDS encoding AtpZ/AtpI family protein — protein sequence MKEGEKNNNKSFGKIVGDKEERKLRAQRDNKSVWSGLGLFGMIGWSIVVPTILGAALGIWLDKKYKEDFSWTLSLLVAGLMIGCLIAWNWVQKENKEIHKKNDDGNK from the coding sequence GTGAAAGAGGGAGAAAAAAATAATAACAAATCTTTCGGGAAAATTGTCGGCGACAAGGAAGAACGAAAATTGCGGGCTCAACGCGACAATAAAAGCGTATGGTCAGGATTGGGATTATTTGGAATGATAGGTTGGTCTATCGTAGTGCCAACCATATTGGGTGCGGCACTGGGTATTTGGCTCGACAAAAAGTATAAAGAAGATTTTTCGTGGACCCTTAGTTTATTGGTGGCTGGGTTGATGATAGGTTGTTTGATTGCGTGGAACTGGGTCCAAAAAGAAAATAAGGAAATACATAAAAAAAACGATGATGGAAATAAGTGA
- a CDS encoding F0F1 ATP synthase subunit epsilon, which yields MENTLMHLKILLPYKVFEDLKSVKKIVIETSAGSYGILPRRLDCVAALLPGILEYETENEGVKYIALDDGIMIKTGSEVLISVRNAMGNAPLGKLRAVVEQEMMQLDDLEINARSVMAKLETGFLRNFQKLRK from the coding sequence ATGGAAAACACATTAATGCATCTTAAAATTTTATTGCCCTACAAAGTTTTTGAGGACCTAAAGAGCGTTAAAAAAATTGTAATCGAAACAAGTGCGGGCTCGTATGGGATTCTACCTCGAAGACTTGATTGCGTAGCGGCCTTATTGCCCGGAATTTTAGAGTATGAAACAGAAAATGAAGGTGTAAAATATATTGCATTGGACGATGGGATAATGATAAAGACTGGTAGCGAGGTATTGATATCTGTGCGGAATGCGATGGGGAATGCACCGCTCGGAAAACTTCGTGCCGTAGTGGAACAGGAAATGATGCAATTGGATGACTTGGAAATAAACGCCCGTAGCGTTATGGCCAAGTTGGAAACCGGTTTTCTGCGCAATTTTCAAAAATTAAGAAAATAA
- the atpD gene encoding F0F1 ATP synthase subunit beta: MENVIKVADSQSLLGKVIAVRGSVVDIEFETNLPAINMVVKTGKGLEIILEVHMQLDNKHVRCIALTPTQGLERGMKAISTYEHLKVPVGPETLGHMFDVFGNTLDEFELPQTMQWRSIHNPPLPLIQRSTTSEVFETGIKAIDVLLPLERGGKAGLFGGAGVGKTVLLTELIHNMVKNHSGVSMFCGIGERSREGLELYHDMKEAGVLPEMVMIFGQMNELPGARFRVGHAALTMAEYFRDDEHKDVLLLIDNVFRFIQAGMEVSGLLGQMPSRLGYQPTMATELSQLQERIANTKTGAITSIQAVYVPADDLTDPAAVHTFSHLSATITLSRKRASEGMYPAIDLLQSGSKMASPTIIGERHYKIAQNIRQTLAQYEELKDIIAMLGLEQLSLEDQKIVNRSRRLERFLTQPFYTTEQFTQYKGKNVSLKDALDGCERILNDEFKDYPESAFYMIGTIDEVREKIEVNG; encoded by the coding sequence ATGGAGAATGTCATTAAGGTCGCTGATAGTCAATCTTTGCTAGGGAAAGTTATAGCAGTACGCGGTAGCGTGGTGGACATAGAATTCGAGACTAATCTTCCTGCAATTAATATGGTTGTAAAAACGGGAAAGGGTCTGGAAATCATTCTCGAGGTGCATATGCAACTCGATAACAAGCATGTTAGATGCATTGCTTTGACCCCGACCCAAGGTCTGGAAAGAGGTATGAAAGCCATTTCGACCTATGAGCATTTGAAAGTTCCAGTGGGCCCAGAAACATTGGGGCACATGTTTGATGTTTTTGGGAATACCCTCGATGAATTCGAGTTGCCCCAAACAATGCAATGGCGTAGTATTCATAATCCGCCTTTACCGTTAATCCAGCGCTCCACTACTTCGGAGGTTTTTGAAACCGGCATTAAAGCCATCGATGTATTGTTGCCCTTGGAGCGCGGAGGAAAGGCAGGACTTTTTGGGGGTGCCGGAGTTGGTAAGACGGTGTTACTGACGGAGCTTATCCATAATATGGTTAAAAACCACAGTGGGGTCAGCATGTTCTGTGGTATCGGCGAGCGTAGCCGAGAGGGACTGGAACTGTACCACGATATGAAAGAAGCAGGTGTACTACCAGAAATGGTAATGATATTCGGTCAAATGAACGAACTGCCGGGCGCACGATTTCGGGTGGGGCATGCCGCACTTACCATGGCAGAATACTTTCGGGACGATGAGCATAAGGACGTTTTGTTGTTGATAGATAATGTTTTCCGGTTTATACAGGCAGGTATGGAAGTATCCGGATTATTGGGCCAGATGCCATCCAGGCTAGGGTATCAGCCAACGATGGCAACCGAACTATCACAATTACAGGAGCGGATAGCCAATACAAAGACAGGTGCCATCACTTCCATACAGGCAGTATATGTACCTGCAGACGACTTGACAGATCCAGCGGCTGTGCATACGTTCTCCCATTTGTCGGCCACCATAACACTATCGAGAAAAAGAGCAAGCGAAGGTATGTATCCAGCAATTGATCTGTTACAATCGGGTTCTAAAATGGCTTCCCCAACCATCATTGGCGAAAGGCATTACAAAATTGCGCAAAATATAAGGCAAACATTGGCACAATATGAAGAACTCAAAGATATTATTGCCATGTTGGGCTTGGAACAGCTATCACTTGAAGATCAAAAAATAGTTAACCGTTCACGCCGGCTCGAACGTTTTCTAACGCAACCATTTTATACCACAGAACAATTTACACAATACAAAGGGAAAAATGTAAGCCTCAAGGATGCACTTGATGGATGTGAAAGAATATTGAACGATGAATTTAAAGATTATCCCGAAAGTGCTTTTTATATGATCGGGACAATTGATGAAGTTAGGGAGAAAATAGAGGTAAACGGTTAA